One window of Xanthomonas sp. 10-10 genomic DNA carries:
- the fabR gene encoding HTH-type transcriptional repressor FabR, translating into MTSIALPSHDAPPSRKPAISREDLIAAALSLIGPHRSLSTLSLREVAREAGIAPNSFYRQFRDMDELAVALIDLAGRSLRTIIGQARQRATSTDRSVIRVSVEAFMEQLRADDKLLHVLLREGAVGSDAFKQAVERELTYFEDELRVDLIRLAAADNAKLHAPALVSKAITRLVFAMGAVAMDSPPEKDPELIEQISQMLRMILTGARTLGTHGG; encoded by the coding sequence ATGACCTCCATCGCCCTGCCTTCCCACGACGCGCCGCCGTCACGCAAGCCGGCGATTTCACGCGAGGACCTGATTGCCGCGGCGCTGTCGCTGATCGGCCCGCACCGCAGCCTGTCCACGCTGAGCCTCAGGGAAGTGGCACGCGAAGCCGGGATTGCGCCAAACAGCTTCTACCGCCAGTTCCGCGACATGGATGAGCTCGCGGTAGCGCTGATCGATCTGGCCGGCCGCTCGCTGCGCACCATCATCGGGCAAGCCCGCCAGCGCGCCACCTCCACCGACCGCAGCGTGATCCGCGTGTCCGTGGAGGCGTTCATGGAGCAGCTGCGCGCCGACGACAAGCTGCTGCACGTGCTGCTGCGCGAAGGCGCGGTGGGCTCGGATGCCTTCAAGCAGGCGGTGGAGCGTGAGCTGACCTATTTCGAAGACGAACTGCGCGTGGACCTGATCCGCCTGGCCGCCGCCGACAACGCCAAGTTGCACGCACCGGCGCTGGTGTCCAAGGCGATCACCCGCCTGGTCTTTGCGATGGGAGCGGTGGCGATGGACTCACCGCCGGAAAAGGACCCGGAACTGATCGAACAGATCTCGCAGATGCTGCGCATGATTCTGACCGGCGCGCGTACGCTGGGCACCCACGGCGGCTGA
- a CDS encoding slipin family protein, translating to MFWSKRVVIGDGERGLVYRNRRFARVLAPGVYRLFDPLGRTEVSVHTIHSGEEVGRDADRLIDTLGAALPQHFVLADIGSAQVGLLSRNGKLDQVLPPGTRALYWRGAATIEVLSLPLADGLQVPGDVQRRLRQLGTLSRVAVCMDVPAESQGLVFVDGRLMAPFGPGAYAFWNFQKNVVIEVIDLRVQSVEVSGQELLTRDKVSLRVNLAASMRVTDAVAMRTRVAKAGDYLYRQLQYGLRRAVASKTLDELLGDKASLDADIFGYVRGSVGGFGIDVLGVGVKDVILPGEMRAILNAVVQAEKQAQANVIRRREEANATRSLLNTAKLIEDSPVLMRLKELEALEKVTEKIDKLTVFGGLDGVLKQLVTLR from the coding sequence ATGTTCTGGAGCAAGAGGGTCGTGATCGGCGACGGCGAGCGCGGCCTGGTGTATCGGAATCGCCGGTTCGCGCGCGTGCTCGCGCCCGGCGTCTACCGCCTGTTCGACCCGCTGGGCCGTACCGAGGTCAGCGTCCACACCATCCACAGCGGCGAGGAGGTCGGCCGCGATGCCGACAGGCTGATCGACACGCTGGGCGCCGCATTGCCGCAGCACTTCGTGCTGGCGGACATCGGCAGCGCGCAGGTGGGCCTGCTGAGCCGCAACGGCAAGCTCGATCAGGTACTGCCACCGGGCACCCGCGCGCTGTACTGGCGCGGCGCAGCCACCATCGAGGTGCTGAGCCTGCCCTTGGCCGATGGCCTGCAGGTGCCGGGTGACGTGCAGCGACGCCTGCGTCAGCTCGGCACGTTGTCGCGCGTTGCCGTGTGCATGGACGTGCCCGCCGAGTCGCAGGGGCTGGTGTTCGTCGACGGCAGGCTGATGGCACCCTTCGGCCCCGGCGCCTACGCGTTCTGGAATTTCCAGAAGAACGTGGTCATCGAGGTGATCGACCTGCGTGTGCAGTCGGTCGAGGTCTCCGGCCAGGAACTGCTGACGCGCGACAAGGTATCGCTGCGGGTCAATCTGGCAGCGAGCATGCGCGTCACCGATGCCGTGGCGATGCGCACGCGCGTGGCGAAGGCGGGCGACTACCTGTACCGCCAATTGCAGTATGGGTTGCGCCGCGCCGTTGCGTCCAAGACGCTGGACGAATTGCTGGGCGACAAGGCATCGCTGGACGCGGATATCTTCGGCTATGTGCGTGGCAGCGTCGGTGGGTTCGGCATCGACGTGCTCGGCGTTGGCGTCAAGGACGTGATCCTGCCCGGCGAAATGCGCGCAATCCTCAATGCAGTGGTGCAGGCGGAGAAGCAGGCGCAAGCCAATGTGATCCGTCGGCGTGAGGAAGCCAATGCCACCCGCTCGTTGCTCAACACCGCCAAGCTGATCGAAGACAGCCCGGTACTGATGCGATTGAAGGAGCTGGAGGCGCTGGAAAAGGTCACCGAAAAGATCGACAAGCTCACCGTGTTCGGCGGCCTGGATGGCGTGCTGAAGCAGTTGGTGACGCTCAGATAG
- a CDS encoding RtcB family protein produces MSTSQQFEWLHAEGSTTPIKGWVRGVPLEEQAHAQLRNIAAVPFVGPWVAVMPDVHLGKGATVGSVIPTRGAIIPAAVGVDIGCGMAAVRTTLRASDLPDNLAQLRSSIERSVPVGNGRGGEHRNLPDSIDTRIAQSGLVQRLEAIKQQHRRIRTDKLACQIGTLGGGNHFIEICLDETDAVWVMLHSGSRGTGNLIGTYFIERAREQLAHRVLGFHLPDKDLAFFMQGERLFDEYVEAVSWAQDYARENREAMMARVLAEMRHRLPKFQLEKLAVNCHHNYVQKETHHGEELLITRKGAVSARTGELGIIPGSMGTRSYIVRGLGNAESFHSCSHGAGRVMSRTAARAQITLAQHREATAHVECRKDAAVIDESPAAYKSIDAVMAAQQDLVEVLHTLRQVVCIKG; encoded by the coding sequence ATGAGTACTTCACAACAGTTCGAATGGCTGCACGCCGAAGGCAGCACCACTCCGATCAAGGGCTGGGTGCGTGGCGTGCCGCTGGAAGAACAGGCGCATGCGCAGTTGCGCAATATCGCCGCAGTCCCGTTCGTCGGGCCGTGGGTGGCGGTGATGCCCGACGTGCACCTGGGCAAGGGCGCAACCGTGGGCTCGGTGATCCCGACCCGCGGCGCCATCATCCCGGCGGCAGTCGGCGTGGACATCGGCTGCGGCATGGCGGCAGTGCGTACCACGCTGCGCGCCAGCGACCTGCCCGACAATCTGGCGCAACTGCGCTCCAGCATCGAGCGTAGCGTGCCGGTGGGCAACGGCCGGGGTGGCGAGCATCGCAATCTGCCCGACAGCATCGACACGCGGATCGCGCAATCGGGGCTGGTGCAGCGGCTGGAGGCGATCAAGCAGCAGCACCGGCGCATCCGTACCGACAAGCTGGCATGCCAGATCGGCACGCTGGGTGGCGGCAACCACTTCATCGAAATCTGTCTGGACGAGACCGACGCGGTGTGGGTGATGTTGCACAGCGGCTCGCGTGGCACCGGCAACCTGATCGGCACCTACTTCATCGAGCGGGCGCGCGAGCAACTGGCGCACCGCGTGCTGGGCTTTCATCTGCCCGACAAGGACCTGGCCTTTTTCATGCAGGGCGAGCGGTTGTTCGATGAGTACGTGGAAGCGGTGTCGTGGGCGCAGGATTACGCCCGCGAAAATCGTGAAGCGATGATGGCTCGGGTGTTGGCGGAGATGCGCCACCGCCTGCCGAAGTTCCAGCTGGAGAAGCTGGCGGTCAACTGCCACCACAACTATGTGCAAAAGGAGACGCACCATGGCGAGGAATTGCTGATCACCCGCAAGGGCGCGGTAAGCGCCCGGACAGGCGAGCTGGGCATCATTCCCGGCAGCATGGGCACGCGCAGCTATATCGTGCGCGGGCTGGGCAACGCCGAGAGCTTCCACAGCTGCAGCCACGGCGCGGGACGGGTGATGAGCCGAACCGCAGCGCGTGCGCAGATCACCCTGGCCCAGCACCGCGAGGCAACCGCACATGTGGAATGCCGCAAGGACGCGGCCGTGATCGACGAATCGCCTGCGGCATACAAGTCGATCGATGCGGTGATGGCTGCGCAGCAGGATCTTGTCGAGGTGCTGCACACGCTGCGCCAGGTGGTGTGTATCAAGGGGTGA